A stretch of Besnoitia besnoiti strain Bb-Ger1 chromosome III, whole genome shotgun sequence DNA encodes these proteins:
- a CDS encoding SART-1 family protein (encoded by transcript BESB_045120): MSSAKEISLSVEETNKLRIKLGLQPLKIDETHQADEGSAADVDKQAAAPSEYQALTEAEREAQRRQAAQNLRDRTEERKRKAIHAAMTGGPALGEQDDDLDDPAAWVARMRKQEKEKQVLASQARADAAHYDDDSDEETSVPSGGGALRAQGEDSIPPAKRHKGTPSEDAEAGVKVLHDLKDFEEGETVVLTLKDTQILTSDGRLNEEVDALENISLVEKRKLQKKLRDKEKKTLYDPTEDWEAGEDGAPQKKEILAHYDEWERENLAAQGKGSLPEDDKGFILPSVHGSDADAPVEVQIELLRERQKLVEREKRKLLGLSAFASYHRDDVELTGAHLNRQKYDASGASSVVLTGEREAATGAEEFAFRKLKKKKKIQKKKQGAEFWKELLGSKPQDEEEGEAQDQDEDDEIRPVPVKTKKTDRHHGSRAEKRDRDSKRSDTQKQHVREALAAAASAGKNLSPAPSSYRRAREETNHDAKNAELDVEGSDDLVDVGAVDRELQESLEKQRRLALTKLCEQREDSEKDGTEEDRKKPQARLLNLLRRQAGHKGNVVDDELLPMDVSKTEPMASRFSKAGGAGDQPDGDEEEDTRGLQLTTTTEFCRALQTPLEKMENLKQEAYVGSRFSRQHKSAQVKEERASKASDRARRDEEEDDEDEKGAQRDDSGSKERDGASSSEEEDEDELDTGFMNENPMGQGLAEALKYLQSKNHYSLDKMRQRRHRPDELPLHKPLGEKDIKIDRRDQFGNVMTPKDAFRQISWRFHGKYPSLRKQEKKMKKMDIERKLLQNPMEALPTLNALQKLQETEKVSHLVLTGGSLDQ; this comes from the exons ATGTCGAGCGCGAAGGAGATCAGCTTGTCGGTGGAGGAGACCAACAAACTGCGGATTAAGCTGGGACTCCAGCCTCTCAAGATTGATGAAACACATCAGGCTGATGAG GGATCTGCTGCAGACGTGGATaagcaggcggcggctcccTCGGAGTACCAAGCCTTGACAGaggccgagcgcgaggcgcagcgccggcaggctGCGCAGAACTTGCGCGACCGgacggaggagaggaagcggaaagcGATTCACGCTGCCATGACGGGGGGTCCGGCACTCGGCGAACAAGACGACGACCTGGACGACCCTGCGGCCTGGgtggcgcgcatgcgcaaacaggagaaagaaaaacaagTCTTGGCTTCACAAGCGAGAG CGGACGCGGCACACTacgacgacgacagcgacgaggagacttCGGTGCCttccggcggaggcgctttgCGCGCGCAGGGGGAAGACTCGATTCCGCCTGCGAAGCGGCACAAAGGCACACCGtctgaggacgcggaggccggtGTCAAGGTGCTGCACGACTTGAAGGActtcgaggagggcgagacggTCGTCCTGACGCTCAAAGATACGCAGATTTTGACTTCGGATGGCCGTTTGAACGAAGAGGTCGACGCACTTGAGAACATCAGCTTGGTTGAGAAGCGGAAGCTGCAGAAAAAGCTGCGGGacaaggagaagaagacgctctACGACCCCACGGAGGACTGGGAAgcgggcgaggacggcgcgcctcAGAAGAAGGAGATCCTCGCGCACTACGACGAGTGGGAGCGAGAGAATCTGGCGGCTCAGGGCAAAGGATCGCTGCCCGAAGACGACAAAGGCTTCATCCTCCCCAGCGTCcacggcagcgacgcggacgcgccggtTGAAGTCCAGATCGAACTCCTTCGCGAGCGCCAGAAACTCGTCGAGCGCGAAAAGCGAAAACTCCTCGGGctctccgcgttcgcctcctaCCACAGAGATGACGTCGAGCTGACGGGCGCGCACCTGAATCGGCAGAAATACGACGCGtccggcgcgtcctccgtcgtcctcactggcgagcgcgaagcggcCACGGGCGCCGAGGAATTCGCCTTTCGAAaactgaaaaaaaagaaaaaaatccagaaaaaaaaacaaggCGCAGAGTTCTGGAAGGAACTCCTCGGATCCAAACCccaagacgaggaagaaggcgaagctcAAGACCaagacgaagacgatgaAATCAGACCCGTCCCGGTCAAAACGAAAAAGACAGATCGCCACCACGGCTCGCGAGCAGAAAAAAGGGACAGAGACAGCAA GAGATCTGACACTCAGAAGCAGCACGTGCGAGAGGCGCTAGCTGCGGCTGCCAGTGCTGGAAAAAACTTAAGccccgcgccgtcgtcgtacCGTAGGGCTCGCGAAGAGACGAACCACGACGCAAAGAACGCCGAGCTCGACGTGGAAGGATCCGATGACCTCGTAGACGTCGGCGCTGTTGACAGAGAGCTTCAGGAGAGCCTCGAAAA gcagcgacgcctggCGCTCACGAAGCTCTGCGAGCAACgggaagacagcgagaaggACGGAACAGAGGAGGACaggaagaagccgcaggcgagactTTTGAATCTTCTGCGCAGACAGGCCGGTCACAAAGGCAACGTTGTTG atGACGAGCTGCTGCCGATGGACGTCTCGAAGACCGAGCCGATGGCTTCTCGATTCTCcaaggcgggcggcgccggcgaccagcctgacggcgacgaggaggaagatacgcgcggcctgcagctgaCGACCACCACCGAGTTCTGCCGCGCGTTGCAAACGCCTCTGGAAAAAATGGAGAACTTGAAACAAGAAGCTTACGTCGGCTCCAGATTCAGCCG GCAGCACAAATCGGCTCAGGTGAAGGAGGAGCGGGCTtcgaaggcgagcgaccgggcgcggagagacgaggaagaagatgacgaagacgagaagggcgcgcagagggacgACAGCGGAAGTAaagagcgagacggcgcTTCATCGTCCGAAGAGGAGGATGAGGACGAGCTTGAC ACCGGCTTCATGAACGAGAATCCCATGGGACAAGGCCTTGCGGAGGCGCTGAAATATTTGCAGAGCAAGA ACCACTATTCGCTTGACAAGAtgcggcagcgcagacacCGCCCCGACGAGCTGCCGCTTCACAAGCCGCTGGGAGAGAAGGACATCAAAATAGATCGGCGTGACCAGTTTGGCAACGTCATG ACGCCTAAGGACGCGTTCCGGCAGATCTCGTGGCGGTTCCACGGCAAGTACCCGAGTCTGAGGAAGCAGGAGAAAAAGATGAAAAAGATGGACATCG